A stretch of the Malus domestica chromosome 08, GDT2T_hap1 genome encodes the following:
- the LOC139198179 gene encoding uncharacterized protein, producing MSNLNKLDFSALEVSGRNYLKWVQDVKLHLTANGIRATIEAPIADKPVDEAQKATIEYLAEEDPRTLWLALANRFDHQKDIYLPEAKHDWQHLCFQNFKFVNEYNSKVCRIHSLLKFCKVELTESDFLENTYSTFHATNIVLQQQYRAHKFTKFSDLISVLLLIEN from the exons atgtcgaacttgaacaagctcgatttctccgctctagaagtctctggaagaaactatctaaagtgggttcaagacgtgaagcttcATCTCACTGcaaatggtattagagccaccatcgagGCACCTATAGCTGACAAACCTGTTGACGAAGCTCAAAAGGCTACT attGAGTATCTCGCTGAGGAGGACCCACGCACCCTCTGGCTTGCTTTGGCCAaccgtttcgatcaccagaaagacatatacttgcctgaagcaaaacACGACTGGCAACATCTTTGCTTCCAGAACTTTAAGTTCGTGAATGAATATAACTctaaagtttgtagaatccatTCTCTGTTGAAATTCTGCAAAGTGGAACTAACCGAATCAGATTTCCTAGAgaatacctattcgaccttccatgccaccaatattgtcctgcagcaacaatatagggcacataaattcaccaagttttcggatttgatctctgttttacttctcatTGAAAATTAG